In Vitis vinifera cultivar Pinot Noir 40024 chromosome 11, ASM3070453v1, a genomic segment contains:
- the LOC100261004 gene encoding GATA transcription factor 21 codes for MTPNYLNSPPPPPFPLQLNEDQHHQLLFSPKPQPSSSSSSSLTCPIFFSPTKEQGGCHYRDLHQAQPQQEAHDKFVFRGGSYDHPTLESESDNGLKLTIWKTEDRNENHSENGSVKWMSSKMRVMQKMMISDQTGAQKPSNTALNFGDHKQQSLPSETDYNSINSSNINSNNTIRVCADCNTTKTPLWRSGPRGPKSLCNACGIRQRKARRAMAAAAATANGTILPTNTAPTKTKAKHKDKKSSNGHVSHYKKRCKLAAAPSCETKKLCFEDFTISLSKNSAFHRVFLQDEIKEAAILLMALSCGLVHG; via the exons ATGACTCCAAATTACCTAAATTCACCACCTCCTCCTCCTTTTCCTTTACAGCTCAATGAAGATCAACACCATCAGCTTCTCTTCAGTCCAAAGCCtcaaccttcttcttcttcatcttcttctctaACATGTCCTATTTTCTTCAGCCCAACTAAGGAGCAAGGTGGATGTCACTATAGGGATTTACACCAGGCACAACCTCAACAAGAG GCTCATGATAAATTTGTTTTCCGGGGTGGATCATATGATCATCCAACACTGGAGAGTGAGAGTGACAATGGCCTCAAGTTAACCATTTGGAAGACAGAAGACAGAAATGAAAATCACAGTGAAAATGGCTCAGTTAAGTGGATGTCTTCAAAGATGAGGGTGATGCAGAAGATGATGATCTCGGATCAAACTGGTGCCCAAAAACCAAGCAACACTGCACTCAATTTTGGAGATCACAAGCAGCAATCCTTGCCTTCTGAAACCGATTACAATAGCATCAATTCCTCTAATATCAACAGCAACAACACAATTAGGGTTTGTGCAGATTGTAACACAACTAAGACCCCTCTGTGGAGGAGTGGCCCAAGAGGCCCTAAG TCTCTCTGCAACGCCTGCGGAATCAGGCAAAGGAAGGCTAGACGGGCCATGGCTGCTGCTGCTGCAACTGCTAATGGCACAATTCTTCCAACCAACACAGCACCCACAAAGACCAAGGCCAAGCACAAAGACAAGAAGTCGAGCAATGGTCATGTTTCACACTACAAGAAACGGTGCAAACTGGCTGCGGCCCCATCTTGTGAAACAAAGAAGCTTTGTTTCGAGGACTTCACCATAAGCTTGAGTAAGAATTCCGCTTTCCACCGAGTTTTCCTCCAAGACGAGATCAAGGAAGCGGCGATCCTGCTAATGGCTCTATCTTGCGGCCTCGTCCATGGTTGA